Within the Hyalangium gracile genome, the region TGATCGGCTGTGCACGTCGAACCCGCGCGTGTACGCGGCGGGGGACATCTGCTCGCGCTTCAAGTTCACGCACGCCGCGGATGCGCTGGCGCGGGTGGCGCTGCAGAACGCGCTGTTCCTGGGCCGGAAGAAGGCGAGCGCGCTGGTCATCCCGTGGTGCACGTACACGGATCCGGAGGTGGCCCACGTGGGCCTGAGCGCCCAGGAGGCCGCGGCCCGAGGGGACGAGGTGGTGACGCTGACGGTGCCGATGTCCTCCGTGGACCGAGCCATCCTGGAGAGTGAGACGGAGGGCTTCGGGCGCATCCACGTGGAGGCGAAGTCGGGGAAGCTGCTCGGAGGGACGATCGTCGGCTCGCACGCGGGAGAGAACATCGGCGAGCTGACGCTGGCGATGACGCAGGGGCTCACGGTGGGCTCGCTGTCGAGCACGGTGCTGCCCTACCCCACGCAGGGCGAGGTGCTGAAGAAGCTCGGGGATGCGTGGAACCGACGCCGCCTCACACCTCGGGCGAAGAACTTCCTGACGCGCTTCCTCACGTGGCGGCGGTGAGCCATGGCCGAGGTCGCGCTCTGTGTCTTCGCCAAGCCTCCTCGCGCGGGTGACTCCAAGACGCGCCTGGCGCCCGCCGTGGGCGCCGAGGGTGCCGCGAGCCTGGCTCGTGCGTTCCTCGCCGATACCTGGGCCACGGTGACGCGCCTGCCGTGGGCTCGGCCCGTGATCGCCTCCACCGGGCCCTGGCCCGAGGGGCTCCTGCCCGCTCCCATCGAGGTCTGGCAGCAGGGAGGCGGTGATCTGGGCGCTCGAATGGAGACCATCCTCCACCGAGGCATGCAGGTCTGCCCTGCCGTCATGGCGCTGGGGGCTGACAGCCCCGGACTTCCTCGCGCCTGTCTGGAAGCGGCTCACGCGGCGCTGGCGGATGCGGACGCCGTCTTCGGCCCGAGCGAGGATGGTGGTTTCTACCTGCTTGGCCTGCGCAGGCTGCCGGTGGGGGCACTGGCGAACCTCCCCTGGAGCCAGGCGGAGACGCTCGCGCGGACCGAGGAGCGACTGAAGTCGCTCGGGCTCACCGTGGCGCGCGTCGAGCCGTTCTTCGATGTGGATGTCCCGGCGGATCTCGAGCGGCTGGAGACAGAGCTGGGCGCGGGACGGCTTCAGGCTCCCGCCACGGCGGAGGCTCTCGCCACGCTTCGGAGGCCCGCGCGGTGATCTCCGTCATCCTCCCCGTGCTCAACGAGGAGCGACGCATCCGCCAGCGCTTGACGGAGCTGGCGGCGATGGACGGCATCGTCGAGGTGCGCGTCGTGGACGGAGGGAGCACGGATGCCACCGTGGAGCACGCCCGAGCCTTCCCGGGCGTCACCGTGCTCTCCGCGCCCCGAGGCCGCGCCTCGCAGATGAACGCGGGGGCCGAGGGCGCCCGTGGCAGCGTGCTCCTGTTCCTCCACGCGGACGTGGCACTGCCTCCGGAGGCTCCGCGCCACATCGCCATGGCATTGGAAGACCCTGGCGTGGTGGCGGGCGCCTTCAAGACCTGGACGGTGGATGACGTCGGGAGCGCGCGGCTCGGTCCGCTGCTGCATCTGGCGGACCTGCGCTCGCGCTATACGCGCCATCCCTACGGAGATCAGGCCCTCTTCGTCCGTGCCGAGGCCTTCCGTGCCGTGGGCGGCTTCCCGGCCCAGCCGCTGATGGAGGACCTGGAGCTCTCCCGACGGCTGTGGCGGATCGGCCGCATCCGCACGGTGGATGCGCGCGTCACCGTCTCGGGGCGAAGGTTCCTCGCGCGTCCGGTCTTCTACTTCCTCGCGGTGAACGGCTTTCCGCTGCTGTATCGGTTCGGAGTCTCGCCGCACACGCTGCTCCGCCTCTACCAGCACGTGCGGTGAGGCCCCCTGCCGGCAGCGCGGTCGATACACTGACAGCCAGATGCCCGAGATGAACCGTCACCCGATTGGAGTTCGCCGCGTCCTTGGCATGGGACTGGCGGCGCTGACCTGCGTCCTGACGGTCATGTGGCTCTCCAGCTACCACTTCTACACCTCGTTGGGGCTGGACAGGGACCAGGTCGACGGCCCTCTCGTGCGGTACACGTATCTACGTGTGCGGTGGCCCGGAGATGGCTCGTTCCTGCTGGGCGGAAGTTCTGTCGTCCAGCCGCCGTCGAACCGCCCGGTGGAACCGTTCGATCTGGGGGGCACATTCTTCCAGCCGCCCCGGAGACCCACGCCTCGCTCAGCCTGGAACCACTGGGGCTTTTGGTGGATCGACGAACCGAGGAACGAGGATGGCGCCGGCAATGGCTGGACCTTCTGGGTGGGCATCCCCAGTTGGATCGCTCCTCTCATGATGGGAATTGGCGCCACTCTCCTCCTCCGAAAGTCCCCTCGCTGAAACAGGCAGAGGGTCCGAGGCCACCCCCGCAGCCGGTGCGCCCTCCTGTCGGGCGCCCTCTGGCCGAACTGGTCTGCTTGTCATACCAGTTCGGTACCGGTTCGCGCACAGGGTGCCTCCCTTGCGGGGCAGTTGCCTTGGCACAGGAGCCTCTCTCAGGAGCGCAAGAACTTCTTCGGACCTACCGAGATTGGGAGAGCGGGACGCCGGGGCGGGCGGACCCGTTAGCGACGGGGGGACCCGCCCCGCAGCGAGGGACCCGCGACCTGTGGCCCCCTGATCCGTGGCCACCTCGATTCAGCACTTCACGCTCGCCCGGCTGCCCACCAGCACGACGGACGACGTGCCGTCCCGCAGCCGTGGCCAGGGCCAGGGACCGTCCGAAGTCGGCGTTGGAGGAGACTTCGCGCGCGAGACGAAGCTGGAGGACGAGTTCAACCTCATCAACCTCAACGTCACCTCCTCGGTCCACCTGGCCAAGCGCGTGGCTCGCGACATGGTCAAGCGCGGCAGCGGCCGGATCCTCTTCACCTCATCGATCGCGGCCGTCCTCCCCGCGCCGTTCGAGGCCGTCTACGGCGCGTCGAAGGCCTTCCTGCTGTCCTTCTCGGAAGCGCTCCGCAACGAGCTCGCCGACGCCGGCATCACCGTCACCGCGCTCATGCCCGGCCCCACCGAGACCAACTTCTTCCACCGCGCGGGCATGGACGACACCAAGGTGGGCCAGGACAAGAAGGACGACCCGGCCGAGGTGGCGCGCGAGGGCTTCGAGGCGCTCATGGCCGGCAAGGACAAGGTCGTCGCCGGCTCCATCAAGAACAAGCTGATGACCGCCGCCTCCAAGTTCACCTCCGATGAGGCGAGGGCCGCGATGCAGCGGCGCATGAGCGAGCCCGGCTCCGGCAAGGATCCGGAGCCCGAGCACAAGTAGCCACGCGCCCGTTCGCCTCTCACGAGCTGCTCCCGCGTCTACCGGGCGGGAGCGGCTCCGTGCCATGCTCCCACGCATGGGATTCCTGAAAGGATGGGGGCGGAATACACCCTACGGCGAGGAGCTGGCCAACCGCGTCGCGGACTTCGTCAGCAGGAACTACTGCATCGCCTACAGCCATCGGGATTACTGCGGAACGGGGTTCTTCTACCTCAACGGCCGCTTCGTCTACGACCACGTCACGGACGGCCGAGGAGACTTCGAGGGGATGAGCAAGCTGGAAGATGCGATCGCCCTCTTTCCGGATCGGGCCTCCTTCGTCGCGTGGCTCGCCCAGCAGAGCGATGAGTCCCTCTCCGGAAAGGAGAAGGGCGACCCCTGGTACACCGACAACCAGCGCATCACCCGGGCACGCCTGGAGCAGGTGCTCGCAACGAAGCGCGGTGGATAGTTACAGAGCGGGCAGACCCAAAAACATACGCTGCTGAAGGGGGTGGGTGCGCGTTGCCCCGCCCGCACGGGCGTGACATCGTTGGCGCCACTCGCGATGCCCTCCGCCCCGCCTCCCAGCGCCCGTGCCACGAGGCCTCTCGCCGCTGATCCTTCTCCCCAGGAAGGCGAGCGCGCATACCTGCTCGTCCTCGAAGGAGAGTCCTCGTTCCGCTTCCCCCTGCCCTCCTCCGGCATGGTGCTCATCGGCCGCGACGCCGAGGCCGACCTGAGCCTGCGGGACGACAGCGTCTCCCGGCGCCACGCCCGCCTCGTCCTCAAGGGCGGGGAGGTGCGCATCACCGACCTCGACAGCCAGAACGGCACGCTCGTCAACGGCCGGCGCGTCGAGGGCGCCCACCCCCTGGTCTCCGGGGACGTGGTGAAGCTGGGCGCCGTGGTCGCCGTGCTCCGCGCCGGCACCCGCCCCGCCTCCACCCGCCGCACCCTGGAGCCGGAGCTGCTGCTGGAGCGCCTGCGCGACGAGGTGGAGCGCTCGCTGCGCTACAACCGGCCGCTCGCGGTGCTCGCCCTGGTGCTCCCCGAGTCCGGCGCCCACCGCGAAGCCGTGGAGAAGGCCTGCGCCACCGAGCTCGGCGGCGCCGAGGCCGCCGGGTGGATGGATGACGCGCACCTGCTGGTCGTCCTGCCCGAGGTGTCCGGCGAGCCCGGCGAGGAGAACCTCGGTGAGCAGGTGGAGGCGCTCGCCATGGCCTGCCCCGGCGCCCGGCTGGGCTACGCCATGTGCCCGACCGATGGCTGCGACGCCGACACGCTCGTGGCCGCGGCCCGCGCCGCCGCCGATGACGCCACCCCGGGCCTGCTGCGCGCCGCCGCCGACAGCGCCTCCCGCCTGACGCTCGCCGAGCGCTCCATCCTCGTGGCCGACCCGGCCATGGTGCAGATCTACGCGCTCATCCGCCGGCTGGCGGCCAGCGATCTGCCCGTCCTCATCCACGGTGAGACGGGCGTAGGCAAGGAGAACGCCGCCTTCGCCGTGCACCACTGGTCGCGCCGCTCGGCCGGGCCCTTCGTCACGCTCAACTGCGCCGCCATCCCCGAGGGCCTCGTGGAGAGCGAGCTGTTCGGCCACGAGAAGGGCTCCTTCACCGGCGCCGCCGCCGCCAAGACGGGCATCCTCGAGAGCGCTCACGGCGGCACCGTCTTCCTCGATGAGGTGGGCGAGCTGCCCCTGCCCATCCAGGCCAAGCTGCTGCGCGTGCTGGAGACCAAGCGGATCACCCGCGTGGGCGACGTGCGCGAGCGCGCCATCGACATCCGCATCGTCGCCGCCACCCACCGCGACCTCGAGGCCGAGTCCCAGGCGGGCCGCTTCCGGCAGGACCTCTACTTCCGCCTCGGCGCCGCCACCGTGGTGCTGCCGCCCCTGCGCGAGCGTCCCCGCGAGGTGTCCCTCCTGGCGCGCGCCTTCCTCGCCCAGGCCTGCCAGGCGCTCGGCCGGCGCGAGCTCGTCATCGCCGCCGACACGCTGCGAGTGCTGTCCCGCTACCGCTGGCCCGGCAACGTGCGCGAGCTGCGCAACCTCATGGAGTACGCCGCCGCCGCCGTGGCCGGGGACGTGCTCGAGCCACACCACCTGCCTCCCCGCGTGACGGGTGCCCCCGCTCCGGCCTCCGCCGCCGAGCCCGAGGCCTCCCGCGCCGACGCCTCGCCCAACGCTCCGGCCGCAGGAGGCGCGACGACGCCCGCCCGGGGCTCGCCCCGCAAGCCGCTCTCCGAGGAGATTCGCGAGCTGGAGCGCCGGCGCATGGAAGAGGCGCTCCAGGAGGCCGATGGCGTGCAGGCCCGCGCCGCGGCGCTCATCGGCATGCCCATCCGCACGTTCAGCTTCAAGATGAAGCAGCTCGGGCTGTCGGCGAAGGGGGCCCGGGGGAACTCGGGCTCATGATGGAACGCGGCGGGGCTCCTCCACGCGAGTTCGAGGAGTACCGGCTGCTCCAGCCACTCGGGCGCGGCACCATGGGACAGGTGTACCTGGCCCACGACACGCTGCTGGACCGGCTGGTCGCGGTGAAGTTCGTCGTCACCTCCGGCGAGGCCCCGCTGGATGAGAGCACCCGGGCGCGCTTCTTCCAGGAGGCTCGCGCCATCGCCCGGCTCCAGCACCCCAACGTGGTGGCCATCCATCGCGTGGGCGAGGTGCGCCGCCAGCCCTATCTCGTCTCCGAGTTCATCCGCGGCTCGTCGCTGGACACGCTGGCCTCTCCCCTCGAGGGCCAGCGCGTCCTCCAGATCGGCATCGGCCTGGCTCGCGGGCTGGCCGCCGCCCATCGCTGTGGCGTCCTCCACCGCGACATCAAGCCCGCCAACGCCGTGCTCTCCGAGGATGGAGAGGTGAAGCTGCTCGACTTCGGGCTCGCGGAGCTGCTGGAGCGCAACGCCACCGAGGGGCTGGCTTCCCGCTACACCCCCGTCCGTGGCTCGCGCGTCCTCACGACGACCGTGAAGGAGACTCGCCCGGTCGCCGAGGCCCGGGAGACACGGCCGGTGAGCGCCACGCCCGCCGGAGCGCCGCGCGAGACACGCCCCCTCGCCGACCCTCGCAACGCGGGCAGCGATGGGGAGCCGGCACGCAACACCCCGCTCGAGGACGCGGGCGCCGCGGGCACTCCGCTCTACCTGGCTCCAGAGCTGTGGCGCGGTGAGCCCGCGAGCCGGGCCAGCGACATCTATGCGCTCGGGGTGCTCCTCTACGAGCTGGCCACCGGACACGCGCCCTACGAGGACGTCCCGCTCGAGGAGCTCGCCCGCGTGGTGCAGGAGCGTCGCCCCCGCCCCCTCGCCGAGCTCGCCCCGAGCCTGCCTCCCGGGCTCGCCACCGTGGTGGACCGCTGTCTCGCCGAGGAGCCTGCTCAGCGCTTCCAGTCCGGCGATGCGCTGCGAGAGGCCCTCGAGGCGCTCGTCGCGACCACTCGCGCCGGAGCCCTGCCCTCCGGCAACCCCTACCGCGGGCTGCGCTCCTTCGATGCCGACCACCGCCGCGTCTTCTTCGGCCGCGAGGCCGAGCAGCGCGAGCTGCTCGACCGGCTGCGCGCCGATCCCTTCGTCCTGGTGGCGGGAGACTCGGGCGTGGGCAAGTCCTCGCTGTGCCGCGCCGCCGTGCTCCCCACCGTGGCCGAGAGCGGGCTCGATTCCGGTGACGCCCCGTGGAAGGTGGCCAGCCTCACGCCCGGCCTGCACCCGCTGGAGGCGCTCGCCGAGGCGCTCGCGCCCATCCTGGGCCAGCCCGCCGAGGCCTTGCTGGAGCTGACACGCCCCGGCGCGGAGTCCGGGGCACTCGCGCGGCTGCTGCGCCAGCGCCCCACCGAGGCCCCTCGCATCCTGCTCTTCGTGGATCAGATGGAGGAGCTCGTCACCTTCTCTCCGCCCACGGAGGCGGCCCGGCTCGCCGAGGAGCTGGTCTTCATCGTCCGCCGGGCTCCGCGCACCCGCGTGCTGGCCACCGCGCGCAGCGACTGCCTCACCCGCCTCATGGCGCTGCCCGGCCTGGGCGACGAGCTGCCGCGTGCCCTGCACCTGCTGCGCGCCCTCTCCGCCCGAGGGCTGCGCGAGGCAATCGTCGCCCCCGCCCAGGCGCTCGGCGTGCGCTTCGAGTCCGAGGCCATGGTGGACTCGCTGGTGGCCGCCGCGGCCCGTGCGGATGGCGGACTGCCGCTGCTCCAGTTCACCCTGGCCGAGCTGTGGGACGCGCGGGACAAGGAGCGCCACCTCATCCCCGCCGCCGCGCTGGAGGCCATGGGCGGGCTTGCGGGCGCGCTGGCCCGGCACGCGGACGCGGTGGTGGCCCGGCTGCGGCCGGAGCAGCGCCCCCGGGCTCGAGAGCTGCTGCTGAAGCTCGTCACGCCCGAGGGGACACGCGCACGGCGCACCGCGTCCGAGCTGCTGTCGGGCCGGGACGACGCCACGGGGCGCGCGGTGCTGGAGGGGCTGGTGCATGGGCGGCTGCTGCTGGCCGGAGAGTCGGAGGGCGGAGAGGGCAGCTACGAGCTGGCCCACGAGAGCCTCCTCACGGGCTGGGACACGCTGCGCGGCTGGCTGGGGCACGACGAGCAGCGCCGCGCGGCCACCCACCGGCTGGAGCGCGCCGCCGCCGAGTGGGAGCGGCTGAACCGCCCCGCGGAGCTGCTCTACCGGGAGAAGCGGCTGGCCGAGGTCGCCACGGTGGGCGTGGAGCCGCCGGGCCCTCGCGAGGCCGCGTTCCTCGCCCGCTCCCGAAGCGCCGCTCGCCGTCGGCGGCTGAGGCGCTGGGCCCTGGCCGTGGCGGTACCCGTGGGCGTGCTGGCCGGCGTCGGCGGGGTGCGGCTGCAGGCGCGCGCGCAGCTGGAGTCCGTCATCGCGGCGCGGCTCTCCAACGTGCGCGCGCAGTGGACCAAGGCCCAGCGCCACGCGGAGAAGGCCGAGCAGCTTCGGCGGGAGGCCTTCCACCTCTTCGACACACCGGGCCGGAGCGAGGAGGCGGAGGACATATGGGCCCCCGCCAGGGAGGAGAGCCAGGCAGCGGACTCCGGCTACGCGCAAGCCACCCACGCGCTGGAGGCGGTGTGGGCCCTGGGGCCAAGCCACGAGGAGGTGCGCTCCCTGCTGGCGGATCTGCTCGCCGAGCGCATCGTCCTGGCCGAGCGCGAGTTCCGCCGCGAGCAGCGCCAGGACCTGATGTCGCGCCTGGCGGCCCATGACGCCTCGGGCGAGCGGCGACGGCGGCTGGACGCTCCGGCGCGGCTCTCGGTGAAGGCCGAGCCTCCAGGGGCGCGAGTGCTGCTGATGGCTGCCAAGGAGGGCGAGGCGGAGCGGACGCTGGGCGTGACACCGCTGGGCGAGGTGGAGCTGCCCGCCGGCTCGCACCTGCTCCGACTGGAGGCTCCTGACAGGGCCCCGGTGCGCGTGTCCCTGCTGCTGCGCCCAGGAACGCAGGAGGAGGTGTCGCTGGAGCTGCCCCGCCAGCAGTCCGTGCCCGAGGGCTTCGTCTATGTGCCGCCGGGCCGCTTCCTCCAGGGCAGCGATGACGAGAGACTGCGGGCCGATTACTTCAACACGGTGCCGCTGCACGAGGTGACGACGGGCGACTTCCTCATCGCCCGCCACGAGGTGACGTTCGCGGACTGGATCACCTTTCTCGAGGCGCTCCCCCCGGCCGAGCGAGCCCGCCGCCTGCCGGGCTCCCAGGAAGAGCGCGGAGACGTGATGCTGGAGCAGCGCAAAGGCCGCTGGCGCCTCACGCTGCGCCCCGTCTACTTCGCCTACACCGCGTGGGAGGGAGAGCCCATCCGCTACGAACAGCGCGACCGCCGGGCGGAGCAGGACTGGCGCCGCTTCCCGGTGACCGGCATCTCCTTCGAGGACGCCCAGGCCTATGCCACCTGGCTGGACACCACGGGCCGCGTCCCCGGCGCGCGCCTGTGCACGGATAGAGAGTGGGAGCGGGCCGCTCGCGGAGCGGACGGGCGACTGTTCCCCTCCGGCGACGAGCTCGGGCCAGACGACGCCAACATCGACGTGACGTACGGCAGGCAGGACCTGGCCTTCGGCCCGGACGAGGTGGGCAGCCATCCCCGCTCGCGCAGCCCGTTCGGCTTGGATGACATGGCCGGCAACGTGTGGGAGTGGACGCGCTCGGACGAGACGCTGGAGCAGCCCTTCATCCGAGGCGGGAGCTGGTTCCAGCTCAAGCTGGGCAGCCAGAGCGTCAACCGCGAGCCCATGGAGCCCAAGAAGCGCTACCCGCTCATCGGCCTGCGCCTGTGTGCCACCCCGGGTGCCAGAAGGTAGCTGGCACATGTGCCAGGAGCCGCTGGCACGTGCCACGCCCGCTGGCAAAAGCCGCTGCTCCGGCAGAACCTGCCGGCAAAGATTGCCAGAGCAGCCCGTCCAGAGGCACGAACGCACCTGAATTCCTCGTTTTAAGTAGACTTCCGGAGTCTTCAGGCATTGGCATGGTGGATGCTTTGGGAAACCCGCATGAACGAGGGTCCTGCCATGAAACTCCAGCGCCTGTTGCTCAGCTCCTTCTGCTGTGTAGCCATCCTGGCCGCCTGCGGCGGTCCTATCGAGCCCGGGGAAGAGGAGGTCCCCTCCCTGCGGACCTCTGAAGCGGCGGAGATGGCGGAGCAGGATCCGGGCTGGCCCACCCAGGGCACCCAGCTCCACGCCTCGAGCCTGACGAGCGCGTCCTTCCTCGAGGCCACGCTCAACGGGGTCCCCATCGAGAACCTGCACCTGGAGCAGGGCGAGCTCGTCGGCTCGCAGCCCTACACGCTCTCACGGACCACGCCCAGCATGCTGCCGTGCACGGCCGTCGCCTCGGGGCTCGCGCGCTCCTGCGGCTTCACCGCCATGGGCATCGGCACCTGCACGCCGGGCGAACCCGTGACCCTGGGCGGTGGCGCCTGCGGCCTGGGCTCGTGCACGGGAGATCCGGTGGTGCGCGTCTGCGCTGGCACCGCCACCTGCGAGCACACCAGCCCCTCGCGCCTGGTCTCGGGCGATGACGCCTGCATCAACTCGTGCCCGAGCGTTCAGTTCACCTGCCCCACCAGCGGCGTCTACAACGTGATGGCGGGGCCCTACCAGACGGGCACCAGCTGGAGCATGACCCTGGTGCCGGACACCGGCGCGCTGCCCGGCAAGCGCGTGCTGCGCGGCACCGCCCTACAGGGCGCGCTCCTCAAGGCGCAGGTGAATGGCGAGGCCACCGCGGTGCGCATCGAGGCCGTGGTCAACGCCGCGCAGGTGCCGGTCCCAGGCCTCAAGAGCTGGGACGCGACGGGCGAGACCTTCCTCTACCACCTGAAGACGATGACTTTTGGAGGCGCCGCCGCCGTGGACGTGTGCCAGCCCGGGGCTGGTGCGTCCAATACGACCGGGCATCTGGCCGTGCCGATCAGCGGCGTCTTCGACACCACGTACGGCAGGCGCAGCGACGAGGACCCGAGCCGCTTCACCTTCGGCTGCGACTCCGGCGTCATCGCCAAGTGCTACCGCTGGGGGTACAAGCCGTGGCTGGAGGGGCAGGACTCGCAGACGTCGATGAAGGACATGCATGAGGCCTGCACGCGCATGGCCCGGGCCGACTACTGCGGCAACGGCACCTCCTTCACCCTGGACGGCACCCCCATCCATCCGTGGGACGACCTGGACACCGCCATCCGTCCCCTTCCCGAGAACGCGAGCACTCCGCTCTTCGAGGCGGGCTGGTCCCCTCACGGCGCGGTCTGCCTGAGCAAGACGCGCTGGGAGCACCTCAAGCCCATGCCGGCCGGCTGTCCCCTGGTGTCGCCCACCGTGGGCGTGCCGTGCCCGCCGGGCCAGCGCACGGACACCACGGGCCAGCTGTGCGCCACCGTGTGCAACACCCCCGAGGAGGCCAAGGCGTACAACCACAACCTGCGCCTCTTCAACGAGTCCCAGTACAACGTCATCGATGAGTAGTTGGCGGTCCTGGTGCGGCACGGGCTCCTGGCTCCGTGCCCACCCTGTCCCGGAGGCGTGACGTCCGTCACGCCCCACCCCTCCCGCCGCGAGCCGCGGCACTTCCCTGATCACCCCTGAGCTGTCCCGAGAGGCCTGAGCGAGCGATCGCCCAGGGCCGTGGAGAACCTGTCATGCCCGCGAAGAACCCGATGAAGCCCTGGCTGCTGATGGGCTGTGTCCTGATGACCGGCTGTCTCGACGAGGTGCAGCTCGACGATTCCTCGCTGAGGGCCGCGGACGAGCAGCTCGTCGCAGTGCTCCAGCTGGCCACGAACGCCAACCTCCAGCTGCGCTGGACCAGCGACGGCCGGGCCGCCGCGGTCTTCCACCGAGACCGCTCGCCGCTGTTCGTGTTCGAGAACGATGATCCGCGAGGCCGGCTGATCAGCTGGGCGCGCTCCAACGCCCGGCTGCTCGGCTTCACGCCGCCGGACGGGAGCACTGGCGACACGCTGTTCAGCGAGCTGGAGTTCCAGCGGCGCATCGAGGCCATCGCCCCGGTGGCTCCGAGCCCGGGCCTGGTGGTCCACCGCTACGCGCAGCGCTACCGGGGCTACCGCGTGCTCGGCCCCGACGAGAGCGTGGCGGTCAGCAGCGACGGCTCCGGCGGGGTGCTCTCCATCGTCGGCACGTTCGTCGACAACCGCCGGGAGCTGGCCGGCCTGCGCAACCCCATCTCCCGCGAGGTCGCCGAGCGGACGGTGCTCGCCAGCGTGGGAGGCGACAGCGTGCTCGAGAAGCTCGAGCTGGTCGCCGTGCCCGAGCGAGGGACGATGGCCTGGGCCGCGGAGCTGAGCGGCTCCACCGGAGCGCTCCTGGTGCTGCTGGCGGCCGACACGGGCGCGCTGATCGAGCGCCGCGAGCTGGCCGCCGAGAGCGCCTTCGACCACGTGCCGGTGGCCCAGGTGCGAGGCACCGCGATGACCGACGATCCGATGACGACGGCGGAGGCGATCTACCCGTGGCTGCCCGGCTCGACCTGGACTGGCAGCTACAACCCGCTCACGGGCTGGAAGCTGCGCCTGGGGGATGACCGAGCGCTGGTCTACGATCTCCATCAGGAGAACAACCTGCTGCCCACCGTCCACCTGGCCAACCAGTTCCTGCCGGGGACCCAGGTGCCGGGCTCGTTCTTCACGGCCACGGCGGCGTCCGATGTCTTCCAGTTCAATACGCAGAACATGTACCAGAAGGCCCGGACGGCGCTGATGCACCTGGATGCCCTGCACCAGCCCTTCGGCTGGGACCACGCGCCGACGTCGCCCTTCGGCCTGTTCACGCCAGGGCCGCTCAACCTGGTGACCAACATCGACACGAGCCCCGAGGCCGGCGAGCTCGACATGTGCGACGGGGCGCTGGGCAGGTTCCAGCAGTGCCAGGTCCAGGGGGCCGCC harbors:
- a CDS encoding TIGR04283 family arsenosugar biosynthesis glycosyltransferase yields the protein MISVILPVLNEERRIRQRLTELAAMDGIVEVRVVDGGSTDATVEHARAFPGVTVLSAPRGRASQMNAGAEGARGSVLLFLHADVALPPEAPRHIAMALEDPGVVAGAFKTWTVDDVGSARLGPLLHLADLRSRYTRHPYGDQALFVRAEAFRAVGGFPAQPLMEDLELSRRLWRIGRIRTVDARVTVSGRRFLARPVFYFLAVNGFPLLYRFGVSPHTLLRLYQHVR
- a CDS encoding TIGR04282 family arsenosugar biosynthesis glycosyltransferase, giving the protein MAEVALCVFAKPPRAGDSKTRLAPAVGAEGAASLARAFLADTWATVTRLPWARPVIASTGPWPEGLLPAPIEVWQQGGGDLGARMETILHRGMQVCPAVMALGADSPGLPRACLEAAHAALADADAVFGPSEDGGFYLLGLRRLPVGALANLPWSQAETLARTEERLKSLGLTVARVEPFFDVDVPADLERLETELGAGRLQAPATAEALATLRRPAR
- a CDS encoding nSTAND1 domain-containing NTPase, encoding MMERGGAPPREFEEYRLLQPLGRGTMGQVYLAHDTLLDRLVAVKFVVTSGEAPLDESTRARFFQEARAIARLQHPNVVAIHRVGEVRRQPYLVSEFIRGSSLDTLASPLEGQRVLQIGIGLARGLAAAHRCGVLHRDIKPANAVLSEDGEVKLLDFGLAELLERNATEGLASRYTPVRGSRVLTTTVKETRPVAEARETRPVSATPAGAPRETRPLADPRNAGSDGEPARNTPLEDAGAAGTPLYLAPELWRGEPASRASDIYALGVLLYELATGHAPYEDVPLEELARVVQERRPRPLAELAPSLPPGLATVVDRCLAEEPAQRFQSGDALREALEALVATTRAGALPSGNPYRGLRSFDADHRRVFFGREAEQRELLDRLRADPFVLVAGDSGVGKSSLCRAAVLPTVAESGLDSGDAPWKVASLTPGLHPLEALAEALAPILGQPAEALLELTRPGAESGALARLLRQRPTEAPRILLFVDQMEELVTFSPPTEAARLAEELVFIVRRAPRTRVLATARSDCLTRLMALPGLGDELPRALHLLRALSARGLREAIVAPAQALGVRFESEAMVDSLVAAAARADGGLPLLQFTLAELWDARDKERHLIPAAALEAMGGLAGALARHADAVVARLRPEQRPRARELLLKLVTPEGTRARRTASELLSGRDDATGRAVLEGLVHGRLLLAGESEGGEGSYELAHESLLTGWDTLRGWLGHDEQRRAATHRLERAAAEWERLNRPAELLYREKRLAEVATVGVEPPGPREAAFLARSRSAARRRRLRRWALAVAVPVGVLAGVGGVRLQARAQLESVIAARLSNVRAQWTKAQRHAEKAEQLRREAFHLFDTPGRSEEAEDIWAPAREESQAADSGYAQATHALEAVWALGPSHEEVRSLLADLLAERIVLAEREFRREQRQDLMSRLAAHDASGERRRRLDAPARLSVKAEPPGARVLLMAAKEGEAERTLGVTPLGEVELPAGSHLLRLEAPDRAPVRVSLLLRPGTQEEVSLELPRQQSVPEGFVYVPPGRFLQGSDDERLRADYFNTVPLHEVTTGDFLIARHEVTFADWITFLEALPPAERARRLPGSQEERGDVMLEQRKGRWRLTLRPVYFAYTAWEGEPIRYEQRDRRAEQDWRRFPVTGISFEDAQAYATWLDTTGRVPGARLCTDREWERAARGADGRLFPSGDELGPDDANIDVTYGRQDLAFGPDEVGSHPRSRSPFGLDDMAGNVWEWTRSDETLEQPFIRGGSWFQLKLGSQSVNREPMEPKKRYPLIGLRLCATPGARR
- a CDS encoding sigma 54-interacting transcriptional regulator, producing the protein MPSAPPPSARATRPLAADPSPQEGERAYLLVLEGESSFRFPLPSSGMVLIGRDAEADLSLRDDSVSRRHARLVLKGGEVRITDLDSQNGTLVNGRRVEGAHPLVSGDVVKLGAVVAVLRAGTRPASTRRTLEPELLLERLRDEVERSLRYNRPLAVLALVLPESGAHREAVEKACATELGGAEAAGWMDDAHLLVVLPEVSGEPGEENLGEQVEALAMACPGARLGYAMCPTDGCDADTLVAAARAAADDATPGLLRAAADSASRLTLAERSILVADPAMVQIYALIRRLAASDLPVLIHGETGVGKENAAFAVHHWSRRSAGPFVTLNCAAIPEGLVESELFGHEKGSFTGAAAAKTGILESAHGGTVFLDEVGELPLPIQAKLLRVLETKRITRVGDVRERAIDIRIVAATHRDLEAESQAGRFRQDLYFRLGAATVVLPPLRERPREVSLLARAFLAQACQALGRRELVIAADTLRVLSRYRWPGNVRELRNLMEYAAAAVAGDVLEPHHLPPRVTGAPAPASAAEPEASRADASPNAPAAGGATTPARGSPRKPLSEEIRELERRRMEEALQEADGVQARAAALIGMPIRTFSFKMKQLGLSAKGARGNSGS
- a CDS encoding SDR family NAD(P)-dependent oxidoreductase, whose amino-acid sequence is MATSIQHFTLARLPTSTTDDVPSRSRGQGQGPSEVGVGGDFARETKLEDEFNLINLNVTSSVHLAKRVARDMVKRGSGRILFTSSIAAVLPAPFEAVYGASKAFLLSFSEALRNELADAGITVTALMPGPTETNFFHRAGMDDTKVGQDKKDDPAEVAREGFEALMAGKDKVVAGSIKNKLMTAASKFTSDEARAAMQRRMSEPGSGKDPEPEHK